The Bos taurus isolate L1 Dominette 01449 registration number 42190680 breed Hereford chromosome 18, ARS-UCD2.0, whole genome shotgun sequence genome has a window encoding:
- the ISOC2 gene encoding isochorismatase domain-containing protein 2 isoform X2 — MAAARPALGRVLPGSSMLFLCDMQEKFRHVVYFRQIVSVAARMLKVARLLSVPTVLTEQYPQGLGPTVPELGAQGLQPYSKTCFSMVPAVQQELDARPQLRSVLLCGVETQACILQTALDLLDRGLQVHVVVDACTSRSQVDRLVALSRLRQSGAFLSTSEGLIFQLVGDATHPQFKEIQKLVKEPSPDSGLLGLFQDQNPLFR; from the exons ATGGCAGCTGCGAGGCCCGCGTTGGGCCGCGTCCTTCCCGGATCTTCCATGCTCTTCCTGTGCGACATGCAGGAGAAGTTCCGCCACGTCGTGTACTTCCGTCAGATCGTCTCTGTGGCTGCGCGCATGCTCAAG GTGGCCCGGCTGCTGAGTGTGCCGACAGTGCTGACTGAGCAGTACCCACAGGGTCTGGGCCCCACGGTGCCCGAGCTGGGCGCCCAGGGCCTCCAGCCATACTCCAAGACCTGCTTCAGCATGGTGCCTGCGGTGCAGCAGGAGCTGGACGCACGGCCCCAGCTTCGCTCTGTGCTCCTCTGTGGCGTGGAGACACAAGCCTGCATCTTG CAAACGGCCCTGGACCTCCTGGATCGCGGGCTGCAGGTCCACGTGGTGGTGGACGCCTGTACCTCCCGGAG CCAGGTGGACCGGCTGGTGGCGTTGTCGCGGTTGCGCCAGAGCGGTGCCTTCCTCTCCACCAGCGAGGGGCTCATTTTTCAGCTCGTGGGCGACGCCACCCACCCTCAGTTCAAGGAG ATCCAGAAGCTCGTCAAGGAGCCCAGCCCCGACAGCGGGCTGCTGGGCCTTTTCCAAGACCAGAACCCCCTCTTCCGCTGA
- the ISOC2 gene encoding isochorismatase domain-containing protein 2 isoform X1, whose protein sequence is MAAARPALGRVLPGSSMLFLCDMQEKFRHVVYFRQIVSVAARMLKVARLLSVPTVLTEQYPQGLGPTVPELGAQGLQPYSKTCFSMVPAVQQELDARPQLRSVLLCGVETQACILQTALDLLDRGLQVHVVVDACTSRRSRSSSRSPAPTAGCWAFSKTRTPSSADLATLRCAETPSSPVLGTLAGALSPPVAGSREWCSPPGEPPPREGGGCRLPIGPHLPEMQMKLPELGEGWSSRAGGGARPRATPRGGEGEGVTVCVGPAHGE, encoded by the exons ATGGCAGCTGCGAGGCCCGCGTTGGGCCGCGTCCTTCCCGGATCTTCCATGCTCTTCCTGTGCGACATGCAGGAGAAGTTCCGCCACGTCGTGTACTTCCGTCAGATCGTCTCTGTGGCTGCGCGCATGCTCAAG GTGGCCCGGCTGCTGAGTGTGCCGACAGTGCTGACTGAGCAGTACCCACAGGGTCTGGGCCCCACGGTGCCCGAGCTGGGCGCCCAGGGCCTCCAGCCATACTCCAAGACCTGCTTCAGCATGGTGCCTGCGGTGCAGCAGGAGCTGGACGCACGGCCCCAGCTTCGCTCTGTGCTCCTCTGTGGCGTGGAGACACAAGCCTGCATCTTG CAAACGGCCCTGGACCTCCTGGATCGCGGGCTGCAGGTCCACGTGGTGGTGGACGCCTGTACCTCCCGGAG ATCCAGAAGCTCGTCAAGGAGCCCAGCCCCGACAGCGGGCTGCTGGGCCTTTTCCAAGACCAGAACCCCCTCTTCCGCTGACCTCGCCACCCTGCGCTGTGCGgagacaccctcttctcctgtccTCGGGACTCTGGCAGGCGCGCTTTCTCCCCCCGTCGCCGGGTCCCGAGAGTGGTGCAGTCCACCGGGAGAACCGCCCCCTCGGGAGGGCGGTGGGTGCCGCCTTCCCATTGGGCCGCACCTCCCGGAAATGCAAATGAAGCTCCCGGAGCTGGGCGAGGGTTGGTCGAGCCGGGCTGGAGGCGGGGCTCGGCCCCGGGCCACTCCAAGGGGCGGCGAGGGGGAGGGCGTCACAGTCTGTGTGGGACCAGCTCACGGAGAATAA
- the ISOC2 gene encoding isochorismatase domain-containing protein 2 precursor (The RefSeq protein has 1 substitution compared to this genomic sequence), giving the protein MAAARPALGRVLPGSSMLFLCDMQEKFRHVVYFRQIVSMAARMLKVARLLSVPTVLTEQYPQGLGPTVPELGAQGLQPYSKTCFSMVPAVQQELDARPQLRSVLLCGVETQACILQTALDLLDRGLQVHVVVDACTSRSQVDRLVALSRLRQSGAFLSTSEGLIFQLVGDATHPQFKEIQKLVKEPSPDSGLLGLFQDQNPLFR; this is encoded by the exons ATGGCAGCTGCGAGGCCCGCGTTGGGCCGCGTCCTTCCCGGATCTTCCATGCTCTTCCTGTGCGACATGCAGGAGAAGTTCCGCCACGTCGTGTACTTCCGTCAGATCGTCTCTGTGGCTGCGCGCATGCTCAAG GTGGCCCGGCTGCTGAGTGTGCCGACAGTGCTGACTGAGCAGTACCCACAGGGTCTGGGCCCCACGGTGCCCGAGCTGGGCGCCCAGGGCCTCCAGCCATACTCCAAGACCTGCTTCAGCATGGTGCCTGCGGTGCAGCAGGAGCTGGACGCACGGCCCCAGCTTCGCTCTGTGCTCCTCTGTGGCGTGGAGACACAAGCCTGCATCTTG CAAACGGCCCTGGACCTCCTGGATCGCGGGCTGCAGGTCCACGTGGTGGTGGACGCCTGTACCTCCCGGAG CCAGGTGGACCGGCTGGTGGCGTTGTCGCGGTTGCGCCAGAGCGGTGCCTTCCTCTCCACCAGCGAGGGGCTCATTTTTCAGCTCGTGGGCGACGCCACCCACCCTCAGTTCAAGGAG ATCCAGAAGCTCGTCAAGGAGCCCAGCCCCGACAGCGGGCTGCTGGGCCTTTTCCAAGACCAGAACCCCCTCTTCCGCTGA